The DNA window CCATTCCCTGCCATACTTCGGGGTCCACTTGTCTTCTTTTCGATTCGCGGTATCCGGTCCGCGTCTTTGCTTCCGCACTCTAGTGTAGTGCGTCACACGCTTCTTTGCATTTGGCTATCTTGCGCATGATGCTTTCGACGGTGGCGATCCAGACGAATATGTGCGGGTTCTGGTTGCTGGTGGCGATGTAGTCCGCGATCGCCTTCTTCAGAACAGGCACATTGTCGAAGCTGCCTCGCCGCAGCCGCTTCACCGTCAACTCCCGGAACCAACGCTCGACCAGGTTGAGCCATGACGAAGACGTCGGCGTGAAGTGCAGGTGGAAACGCGGATGCCGCCCCAACCAGCTTCTGACCCGC is part of the bacterium genome and encodes:
- a CDS encoding IS630 family transposase — protein: RVRSWLGRHPRFHLHFTPTSSSWLNLVERWFRELTVKRLRRGSFDNVPVLKKAIADYIATSNQNPHIFVWIATVESIMRKIAKCKEACDALH